One stretch of Zhihengliuella flava DNA includes these proteins:
- a CDS encoding collagen-like protein codes for MTREDKLRHKRNTLGVALVAAIVLLLGASFALGLLAQKRATVAESNAQSLAQQVQVACADGSSLLVDDRDLCKRASEVQQNPTEPVAGPPGPQGPQGIPGPQGEAGINGVRGPPGEDGQDGADGEDGATGPAGADGSPGPAGADGEDGADGATGPQGPAGPTGAPGPAGPSGPPGAPGTDGADGAPGPAGIGIESVQCVGTGNESYWAVTYTDGTEQTSDGPCRLATNPNQGQGQQP; via the coding sequence GTGACTCGCGAAGACAAGCTTCGGCATAAGCGAAACACCCTCGGTGTGGCCCTCGTCGCCGCAATCGTCCTGTTGCTGGGGGCTTCCTTTGCCCTCGGGTTGCTCGCGCAGAAGCGGGCGACCGTGGCCGAGTCGAACGCGCAGAGTCTCGCCCAGCAGGTGCAGGTCGCGTGCGCGGATGGCAGCAGCCTGCTCGTGGATGACCGCGACCTGTGTAAGCGGGCCAGCGAGGTGCAGCAGAATCCGACCGAACCGGTGGCGGGTCCGCCCGGGCCGCAAGGCCCGCAAGGGATACCTGGCCCGCAGGGTGAGGCCGGGATCAATGGCGTGCGTGGCCCTCCCGGTGAGGACGGGCAAGACGGCGCCGACGGTGAAGACGGTGCCACTGGCCCGGCCGGTGCCGATGGGAGTCCTGGCCCCGCGGGAGCGGATGGTGAAGACGGGGCCGACGGGGCGACAGGCCCACAAGGCCCTGCCGGGCCAACCGGTGCCCCGGGACCCGCGGGACCATCCGGCCCGCCGGGCGCACCCGGCACTGATGGCGCCGACGGGGCACCCGGCCCTGCCGGAATCGGCATCGAGTCCGTCCAATGCGTCGGCACCGGCAACGAGTCCTACTGGGCAGTCACCTACACAGACGGGACCGAGCAGACGAGCGACGGCCCCTGCCGCCTCGCCACCAACCCGAACCAAGGACAAGGGCAGCAACCATGA